In Streptomyces sp. NBC_00878, a single window of DNA contains:
- a CDS encoding DUF397 domain-containing protein — protein sequence MNTTDLAWFKSSYSSAQGDSCIEVALSWRKSSYSSAQGDDCVEVAACPSTIHVRDSKAAEGPALTLSPGAWTAFVAHARR from the coding sequence GTGAACACAACCGACCTAGCCTGGTTCAAGAGCAGCTACAGCAGCGCCCAAGGAGACAGTTGCATAGAAGTCGCCCTCAGCTGGCGCAAGTCCTCCTACAGCAGCGCCCAGGGCGACGACTGCGTTGAGGTCGCCGCCTGCCCCTCCACCATCCACGTCCGCGACTCCAAGGCAGCCGAGGGCCCCGCCCTCACCCTCTCTCCCGGTGCCTGGACGGCCTTCGTCGCGCACGCTCGGCGATAA
- a CDS encoding sugar-binding domain-containing protein, with protein MFHRPVPLRRLAMTAVVLGLLGPLTTSAWAGARDPDPAPRARETPVSSAAGSSTPLSGFAIQSSAKVGDPAAKVSSPGYRASGWYPAGSRSTVLAALLANGKYADPFYSTNQKKIPKADFQVPWWYRSDFTVADTSARTYLDFSGVISAADVYVNGKRIAKAADTAGAYTRHELDVTSLVRSGTNTVAFRIQPNDPNKNLTMGWIDWLQPPPDENMGIVRDVLVRRGGPVALRDAHVMTRLDVPSLDTADLTVKARARNDSDATVTTTVSGRIGEISFSKPVTLAAHQTKTVTFAPADVPGLHLTSPRVWWPAGMGTQSLYSLDLAASVSGTTSDTAHENFGVRDVKAPLNSDGARQYSVNGRKLLIKGGGWSPDEFLRWDRTYVEDRLKYALDLGLNTIRLEGHIEPDEFFDLADRYGILTLPGWECCDKWEGDNNGEERGDKWTAADYPVAKASMAAEAARLRNHPSVISFLIGSDFAPEARIEKTYLDALKAADWQTPVVAAASDKSSPISGSSGMKMTGPYDWIPPNYWYAKREGGATGFNSETSAGPDIPTLDTLRRMMSPAELATLWKDPDAKQYHRAPSPTFGDLKLYDNALAGRYGAPTSLKDYVRKAQLAQYENVRAQYEAYGRNATDSSKPATGVIYWMFNSGWTSLHWQLMDRYLDQGGAYFGAKKANEPLHIQYSYDNRSVVVVNNRHASASGLKARVTLFNTDGTQKYDKAATGLRVGGDGAKSTALTVPSTVNGLSKTYLARLILTDSAGKEVSRNVYWLSTKPDTLDWAHTDWYYTPTTSFADLKGLNSLAKAPVSATAKSKTTAGGTSTTTVTLRNTGTGKTPSLLTDAHLVDAKGRPVLPVEWSDNQVSLWPGESTTLTVTYRTADLHGSAPRVRISGWNTSEQTIPGA; from the coding sequence GTGTTCCACCGTCCTGTCCCATTGCGGCGCCTTGCCATGACAGCCGTCGTGCTGGGCCTGCTGGGCCCCCTCACTACCAGCGCCTGGGCAGGAGCCCGGGACCCCGACCCCGCGCCGCGCGCCCGGGAGACCCCGGTCTCCTCGGCGGCGGGCAGCAGCACCCCGCTCTCCGGTTTCGCCATTCAGTCGTCGGCGAAGGTCGGCGACCCGGCGGCCAAGGTCTCCTCCCCCGGTTATCGGGCGAGCGGCTGGTATCCGGCGGGTTCCCGGTCCACCGTGCTCGCGGCGCTCCTCGCGAACGGGAAGTACGCCGACCCGTTCTACTCGACCAACCAGAAGAAGATCCCGAAGGCCGACTTCCAGGTGCCGTGGTGGTACCGCTCGGACTTCACGGTCGCCGACACCTCCGCCCGTACGTATCTGGACTTCAGCGGCGTGATCTCGGCGGCCGACGTCTATGTCAACGGCAAGCGGATCGCCAAGGCCGCCGACACCGCGGGCGCGTACACGCGGCACGAACTGGACGTGACCTCGCTCGTCCGGTCGGGCACGAACACCGTTGCCTTCCGCATTCAGCCCAACGACCCGAACAAGAACCTCACCATGGGCTGGATCGACTGGCTCCAGCCGCCGCCCGACGAGAACATGGGCATCGTCCGCGATGTGCTCGTGCGCCGCGGCGGCCCGGTCGCCCTGCGCGACGCGCACGTCATGACCAGGCTCGACGTGCCGTCCCTCGACACCGCGGACCTGACGGTCAAGGCGCGGGCGCGCAACGACTCGGACGCCACCGTCACCACGACCGTCTCCGGCCGCATCGGCGAGATCTCGTTCAGCAAGCCGGTCACCCTCGCCGCGCACCAGACCAAGACGGTCACTTTCGCGCCGGCCGACGTCCCCGGGCTGCACCTGACCTCACCCAGGGTGTGGTGGCCGGCGGGCATGGGCACCCAGTCCCTGTACTCGCTCGACCTCGCCGCCTCCGTGTCCGGCACCACCTCCGACACGGCACACGAGAACTTCGGTGTCCGGGACGTGAAGGCGCCGCTCAACTCCGACGGCGCCCGGCAGTACAGCGTCAACGGCCGCAAGCTGCTCATCAAGGGCGGCGGCTGGTCGCCGGACGAGTTCCTGCGCTGGGACAGGACGTACGTCGAGGACCGTCTGAAGTACGCCCTCGACCTGGGCCTGAACACCATCCGCCTGGAAGGGCACATCGAGCCGGACGAGTTCTTCGACCTGGCCGACCGCTACGGCATCCTCACGCTGCCCGGCTGGGAGTGCTGTGACAAGTGGGAGGGGGACAACAACGGCGAGGAGAGGGGCGACAAGTGGACCGCCGCCGACTATCCCGTCGCCAAGGCGTCGATGGCCGCCGAGGCCGCCCGGCTGCGAAACCACCCGAGCGTGATCTCGTTCCTCATCGGCAGCGACTTCGCGCCGGAGGCGAGGATCGAGAAGACCTACCTCGACGCCCTGAAGGCCGCCGACTGGCAGACCCCGGTGGTGGCCGCCGCCTCCGACAAGTCCTCGCCGATCAGCGGTAGTTCGGGCATGAAGATGACGGGGCCGTACGACTGGATCCCGCCGAACTACTGGTACGCCAAGCGCGAGGGCGGCGCCACCGGCTTCAACTCCGAGACCAGCGCGGGCCCCGACATCCCCACCCTCGACACCCTGCGCCGCATGATGAGCCCCGCCGAACTCGCCACACTCTGGAAGGACCCGGACGCCAAGCAGTACCACCGCGCCCCGTCACCGACCTTCGGCGACCTGAAGCTGTACGACAACGCGCTCGCCGGACGGTACGGCGCACCGACGAGCCTCAAGGACTACGTGCGCAAGGCGCAGCTCGCCCAGTACGAGAACGTGCGCGCGCAGTACGAGGCGTACGGGCGCAACGCCACCGACTCCTCGAAGCCCGCCACCGGCGTCATCTACTGGATGTTCAACAGCGGCTGGACTTCACTGCACTGGCAGTTGATGGACCGTTACCTCGACCAGGGCGGCGCCTACTTCGGCGCCAAGAAGGCGAACGAACCACTGCACATCCAGTACTCCTACGACAACCGCTCGGTCGTGGTGGTGAACAACCGGCACGCGTCCGCCTCCGGACTCAAGGCCCGGGTCACGCTCTTCAACACCGACGGCACCCAGAAGTACGACAAGGCCGCCACCGGCTTGCGTGTGGGCGGGGACGGCGCGAAGAGCACGGCACTCACGGTGCCTTCGACGGTCAACGGCCTGTCGAAGACGTACCTGGCCCGTCTGATCCTGACCGACTCCGCAGGCAAGGAAGTGAGCCGCAACGTCTACTGGCTGTCCACCAAGCCCGACACGCTCGACTGGGCCCACACCGACTGGTACTACACGCCGACGACGAGCTTTGCGGACCTGAAGGGCCTCAACTCGCTGGCGAAGGCGCCGGTGTCGGCAACGGCGAAGTCGAAGACCACGGCGGGCGGGACGTCGACCACCACAGTCACCCTGCGCAACACGGGGACCGGCAAGACCCCGTCGCTGCTCACCGACGCGCACCTGGTGGACGCGAAGGGCCGGCCGGTACTCCCGGTCGAGTGGTCCGACAACCAGGTGAGCCTGTGGCCCGGCGAGTCCACGACCCTGACCGTGACCTATCGGACGGCTGACCTGCACGGCTCCGCGCCACGTGTGCGGATCTCCGGCTGGAACACCTCGGAACAGACCATCCCGGGGGCGTGA
- a CDS encoding ATP-binding protein: MRATTPQPPATVRVFTQRFSSTRRGARLARLLAVHQLTEWDVPSDNAEAIVAELAANAVLHGRVPGRDFELRLTLRTAEGVLRIEVTDTHPERQLATGPASPEGEHGRGLLIVSALADRWGVEPGPAPRKTVWADVNCPR; encoded by the coding sequence ATGAGAGCCACCACCCCCCAACCTCCCGCTACCGTACGTGTGTTCACACAGCGCTTCTCGTCCACCCGGCGGGGCGCCCGCCTCGCCCGGCTTCTCGCGGTGCACCAGCTGACGGAGTGGGACGTCCCGTCCGACAACGCGGAGGCGATCGTCGCCGAGCTGGCCGCGAACGCCGTGCTCCACGGCCGCGTACCCGGACGGGACTTCGAGCTGCGCCTGACTCTCCGTACGGCAGAAGGTGTGCTGCGGATCGAGGTCACGGACACCCACCCGGAACGGCAGCTCGCCACGGGCCCCGCGAGCCCGGAGGGCGAACACGGCCGCGGCCTGCTGATCGTGTCCGCCCTCGCCGACCGCTGGGGCGTCGAGCCCGGCCCGGCGCCCCGCAAGACGGTCTGGGCGGACGTGAACTGCCCCAGGTGA
- a CDS encoding ROK family protein, with protein MPAIDVAEQPEQPWSRRRLRSTNERLLLDRLRSAGAASRAQLARETGLSKPTVSSALAALAEAGLVHEVGTQAPERGRIAVLYAPDPGAGHALGIDIGRGWLRVAVADLDGEVVARADVRNRARSSGAMADLVVATARQVITNSGVAHDEVTHAVVGTPGVYDEERRRVRYAMHLPGWGRAGLFDRMREELGIPLEIHNDANLAALGEYTYGIGAGSRLFVYLLIGTGLGMGVVSEGRLFTGAHGLAGEIGFLPWPGQQKPETLEAAVSGVAVVESARRFGMSGQLTAKAVFDAARQGDPAAVKAVRLEGERIAYTVAAAAAMLDPDLVVLGGGVGHNVDLLLSPVRETLRTLTPLRPKIAPSRLGEDAVLLGAVATALGTARDVAFERRTAL; from the coding sequence ATGCCCGCCATTGACGTCGCAGAGCAGCCGGAACAGCCCTGGAGTCGCCGTCGGCTGCGCAGCACCAACGAGCGGTTGCTCCTGGACCGGCTGCGGTCCGCCGGTGCCGCTTCCCGTGCCCAACTCGCCCGCGAGACAGGCCTGTCGAAGCCGACGGTGTCCAGCGCGCTGGCGGCCCTGGCGGAGGCCGGCCTGGTCCACGAGGTCGGTACGCAGGCACCGGAGCGCGGCCGGATCGCGGTCCTGTACGCCCCTGATCCCGGCGCCGGTCACGCACTCGGAATCGATATCGGCCGCGGCTGGCTGCGCGTCGCGGTGGCCGATCTGGACGGCGAGGTGGTGGCCCGCGCCGATGTGCGCAACCGGGCCCGCTCCTCGGGCGCCATGGCCGACCTGGTCGTGGCCACGGCCCGGCAGGTGATCACCAACTCGGGCGTCGCCCACGACGAGGTGACCCACGCGGTGGTGGGCACTCCGGGCGTCTACGACGAGGAACGGCGGCGGGTGCGGTACGCGATGCACCTGCCGGGCTGGGGCCGGGCCGGGCTGTTCGACCGGATGCGGGAGGAGCTGGGCATCCCGCTGGAGATCCACAACGACGCCAATCTGGCGGCGCTCGGCGAGTACACGTACGGCATCGGCGCCGGCAGCAGACTGTTCGTGTACCTGCTGATCGGTACCGGTCTCGGCATGGGCGTCGTCAGCGAGGGGCGCCTGTTCACCGGTGCGCACGGCCTGGCCGGGGAGATCGGATTCCTGCCGTGGCCCGGGCAGCAGAAGCCGGAGACGCTGGAGGCCGCGGTGTCGGGTGTGGCGGTCGTCGAGTCGGCGCGGCGGTTCGGCATGAGCGGGCAGCTCACCGCGAAGGCCGTGTTCGACGCCGCCCGGCAGGGAGACCCGGCCGCGGTCAAGGCGGTCCGGCTGGAGGGCGAGCGGATCGCCTACACGGTGGCGGCCGCGGCGGCCATGCTCGACCCGGACCTGGTGGTTCTCGGCGGCGGGGTGGGCCACAACGTCGACCTGCTACTGAGCCCCGTACGCGAGACGCTGCGCACCCTGACCCCGCTGCGCCCGAAGATCGCGCCGAGCCGGCTGGGCGAGGACGCGGTGCTCCTCGGCGCGGTGGCGACGGCGCTGGGGACGGCCAGGGACGTGGCGTTCGAGCGGCGGACGGCTCTCTAG
- a CDS encoding PhoX family protein → MSASRMPATRREVLARSGALGVGIAFTGAMSELFTGTATALGHTGYGPLVPDPDGLLDLPEGFRYRVLSREGDQLRSGEGRVPSNHDGMAAFAGRSGSGDRHGRVVHLVRNHENRNTGRIPVPTIEGLTYDPMGKGGCTSLTVDARGNVLDERVAIAGTAVNCAGGPTPWGTWLTCEETEDKAGTNGYTKDHGFIFEVDPAHPHRTGAVPLTAMGRFQHEAIAVDPKRGIVYETEDAFERPFGLFYRFLPNKPEGGLGSLRAGGRLQAMRVPGVPDLSSIQETGASFDGIEWVDVPDPLAAQTAIRFQDFGPKGITHAQKLEGCYWGGRSVYFVSSFAHSSAGSAADHFGQIWRYDPDARRLTLVIVFGPDTDVQLPGESPDNICLAPSGGLMVCEDGGGVQHVYGVTRRGEVYAMARNRQNIGTPDAPEWGEFAGVTFSPDGRTMYVNCYTPGTTFAVTGPWRR, encoded by the coding sequence ATGTCTGCTTCTCGCATGCCCGCAACACGACGCGAGGTGCTCGCCCGCTCCGGTGCCCTGGGAGTTGGCATCGCGTTCACGGGAGCGATGTCGGAGCTCTTCACCGGCACAGCCACCGCGCTGGGCCACACCGGATACGGCCCCCTGGTCCCCGACCCGGACGGCCTGCTGGATCTGCCGGAAGGTTTCCGCTACCGGGTGCTCTCGCGCGAGGGCGACCAACTGCGCTCCGGCGAGGGCCGGGTGCCGAGCAACCACGACGGTATGGCCGCGTTCGCCGGACGGTCCGGCTCCGGCGACAGACACGGCCGCGTCGTCCACCTGGTCCGCAACCACGAGAACCGCAACACCGGCCGCATCCCGGTCCCGACGATCGAGGGCCTCACCTATGACCCGATGGGCAAGGGCGGCTGTACGTCGCTGACGGTCGACGCGCGCGGGAACGTACTCGACGAGCGGGTCGCGATCGCCGGTACGGCCGTCAACTGCGCGGGCGGGCCCACCCCTTGGGGCACCTGGCTCACCTGCGAGGAGACCGAGGACAAGGCCGGTACGAACGGCTACACCAAGGATCACGGCTTCATCTTCGAGGTCGACCCGGCGCATCCGCACCGCACGGGCGCGGTCCCCCTCACCGCGATGGGCCGCTTCCAGCACGAGGCGATCGCCGTCGACCCGAAGCGCGGCATCGTCTACGAGACCGAGGACGCCTTCGAGAGGCCCTTCGGCCTCTTCTACCGCTTCCTGCCCAACAAGCCGGAGGGCGGCCTGGGTTCGCTCCGCGCGGGCGGCCGGCTCCAGGCGATGCGCGTGCCGGGCGTACCGGACCTCTCCTCGATCCAGGAGACGGGCGCATCCTTCGACGGCATCGAGTGGGTGGACGTCCCCGACCCGCTCGCCGCCCAAACCGCCATCCGCTTCCAGGACTTCGGCCCGAAGGGCATCACCCACGCCCAGAAGCTGGAGGGCTGCTACTGGGGCGGCAGGTCCGTCTACTTCGTCTCGTCCTTCGCGCACAGCAGCGCGGGTTCGGCCGCCGACCACTTCGGCCAGATCTGGCGGTACGACCCCGACGCCCGCCGACTCACCCTGGTGATCGTCTTCGGCCCGGACACGGACGTACAGCTGCCCGGCGAGTCCCCGGACAACATCTGCCTCGCACCCAGCGGCGGCCTGATGGTCTGCGAGGACGGCGGGGGCGTACAGCACGTGTACGGCGTGACGCGGCGCGGCGAGGTGTACGCGATGGCCCGCAACCGGCAGAACATCGGTACGCCGGACGCGCCCGAGTGGGGCGAGTTCGCGGGCGTCACCTTCTCGCCCGACGGCAGGACGATGTACGTGAACTGCTACACGCCGGGGACGACGTTCGCGGTGACGGGCCCCTGGCGGAGGTAG
- a CDS encoding slipin family protein — MVEELVVAAVTVVSAGVVYVAAAARIVKQYERGVVLRLGRLRGDPRSPGFTMVVPGVDRLHKVNMQIVTMPVPAQEGITRDNVTVRVDAVVYFKVVDAPSAIIRVEDYRFAVSQMAQTSLRSIIGKSDLDDLLSNREKLNQGLELMIDSPAVDWGVSIDRVEIKDVSLPETMKRSMARQAEADRERRARIINADAELQASKKLADAAGVMAEQPAALQLRLLQTVVAVAAEKNSTLVLPFPVELLRFLERAQQPNEPQGTTDGQTAIQPEGQAAIQPAGQAADQPDRQTTDRPDRQTTDRPDRQTQDRPNGQTQDQDGPTLPPSGSSDGP, encoded by the coding sequence ATGGTCGAAGAACTCGTGGTCGCGGCGGTGACGGTCGTGTCCGCCGGAGTCGTGTACGTCGCGGCGGCGGCACGGATCGTCAAGCAGTACGAACGCGGAGTGGTCCTCCGGCTCGGACGGCTGCGCGGTGACCCTCGCTCTCCGGGGTTCACGATGGTCGTCCCCGGGGTCGACCGGTTGCACAAGGTGAACATGCAGATCGTGACGATGCCCGTGCCCGCACAGGAGGGCATCACCCGGGACAACGTCACGGTGCGTGTCGACGCGGTCGTCTACTTCAAGGTGGTCGACGCGCCGAGCGCGATCATCCGGGTCGAGGACTACCGCTTCGCGGTCTCGCAGATGGCACAGACGTCACTGCGTTCGATCATCGGCAAGAGCGACCTCGACGACCTCCTGTCGAACCGCGAGAAGCTCAACCAGGGCCTGGAGCTGATGATCGACAGCCCCGCCGTGGACTGGGGCGTCTCCATCGACCGCGTCGAGATCAAGGACGTATCGCTGCCGGAGACGATGAAGCGGTCGATGGCCCGGCAGGCCGAGGCCGACCGTGAGCGCCGGGCACGGATCATCAACGCCGACGCGGAACTCCAGGCGTCGAAGAAGCTGGCGGATGCCGCCGGGGTCATGGCCGAGCAGCCCGCCGCACTCCAACTCCGGCTGCTGCAGACCGTGGTGGCGGTCGCGGCCGAGAAGAACTCGACACTCGTCCTGCCCTTCCCGGTCGAGCTGCTGCGGTTCCTGGAACGGGCACAGCAGCCGAACGAGCCCCAAGGAACGACCGACGGGCAGACGGCAATCCAGCCCGAGGGACAGGCGGCGATCCAGCCCGCCGGACAGGCGGCAGACCAGCCCGACAGACAGACGACAGATCGGCCCGACAGACAGACGACAGATCGGCCCGACAGACAGACGCAAGACCGGCCCAACGGGCAGACGCAAGACCAGGACGGGCCAACTCTCCCGCCATCCGGGTCATCTGACGGTCCGTAA
- a CDS encoding helix-turn-helix transcriptional regulator, translating into MTGDWEPDPSDSLKTFGAFVQGLREHAGFTREEFARLVRFSVHTVTSIELGRRMPDSEFIERAEAALGNTGALRRAAKHLSRQPGLASWFRRWASLEGQAVSLCTYECRLVPGLLQSEAYVRAVCDNDIPPVPDDELEALVSARMERQKLLREKPRTTFDFVIEETLFVRRIGGVEVTRGLLDHVLAFCALRNVTLQIMPLASEHHACLAGPLQLLETPDGKWQAYAEGQESGRLITDRKEVSRLQMRYARLRSQALSPQDSVGLLERMRGAL; encoded by the coding sequence ATGACAGGTGACTGGGAGCCGGACCCGTCCGACAGCCTGAAGACGTTCGGGGCGTTTGTGCAAGGGCTGCGGGAGCATGCGGGGTTCACTCGTGAGGAGTTCGCGCGGTTGGTCCGCTTCTCGGTGCACACGGTGACGTCGATCGAACTGGGCCGCCGAATGCCGGACAGCGAGTTCATCGAGCGGGCGGAGGCGGCACTGGGCAACACGGGTGCGCTGCGCAGAGCGGCCAAGCATTTGTCGCGGCAACCGGGGTTGGCCTCCTGGTTCCGGCGGTGGGCGAGCTTGGAGGGGCAGGCGGTGAGCTTGTGTACGTATGAATGCCGCCTGGTGCCCGGCCTCCTCCAATCGGAGGCATACGTAAGGGCGGTGTGCGACAACGACATTCCTCCGGTGCCCGACGACGAGCTGGAAGCTCTGGTCTCGGCACGAATGGAGCGACAGAAACTGCTTCGCGAGAAGCCCCGGACGACGTTCGACTTCGTCATCGAGGAAACCCTCTTCGTACGGCGTATCGGCGGCGTGGAAGTGACGCGTGGGCTGCTCGATCACGTCCTCGCCTTCTGCGCCTTGCGCAACGTAACGCTTCAGATCATGCCGTTAGCGAGCGAGCACCACGCCTGCCTGGCCGGGCCATTGCAACTGCTGGAGACTCCGGACGGCAAGTGGCAGGCCTACGCCGAGGGACAGGAGAGCGGTCGACTGATCACTGACCGGAAAGAGGTCAGCAGGCTCCAGATGCGCTATGCGAGACTGCGTTCGCAGGCCCTCTCCCCGCAGGATTCGGTGGGCCTGCTGGAGCGGATGCGAGGAGCGCTGTGA